The genomic region CGCCATCGGCACCGGCAACTACGGCTTCCCCGCCTGGATCGCCGCCGAGGTGGCGGCCGACGCCGCGGTGCCGTGGCTGACGCGGGGCACCTTCGACCTCGTCCGGCTCGTGGCGTTCGACGACGCCACGGGCGCCGCCTTCGTGGCCGCTGCGGAGAAGCGGTGACGCGACAGGAGCGCGCGGAAGCGAGCGACCAGGTCGACCCGGCCGCCCGCGGCGCCGGGGGCGGCGCCACCGACCGCGCCACCGACGGCGCCACAGACCGCGCCACAGATCGCGCCCGCGGCGCTCTCGTCGGCCTCGCCGTGGGCGACGCCCTCGGCACAACGGTCGAGTTCCAACGGCCGGGCTCCTTCGAACCGGTGACCGACATGGTCGGTGGCGGGGTCTTCGGCCTCGAGCCCGGCCAGTGGACGGACGACACGAGCATGGCCTTGTGCCTGGCCGAGAGCCTCGTGGCCCGCCGAGGCTTCGACCCCACCGATCAGCTGCAGCGCTACGTGCGTTGGTGGCGCGACGGTCATCTCTCCTCCACGGGTAGCTGCTTCGACATCGGCAACACCACCGCTGCCGCGCTGAGGGCCTACGAGGAGACGGGCGAACCGGACAGCGGCCCCACCGACCCTCACGCGGCCGGGAACGGCAGCCTCATGCGCCTCTCGCCCGTCGCCATCGCGTACCGGCACTCGCCGGCGGAGGCGGTGCGGCTGGCGGGGGAGAGCTCGCGCACCACGCACGGGGCTGCCGAGTGCGTCGACGCCTGCCGCTGGTTCGCCGGGCTCCTCGTGGGCGCCATCCATGGGCGCACCAAAGCAGAACTCCTCGCCCCGGACTACCGGCCCTACGCCGGCGCGGCGGCGCCTGCCACCCCCGCCGTGCGCGCCGTGGCGGCGGGCTCCTACCTTCGCCGCGAACCGCCGGACATCACTGCGAGCGGCTACGTGATCGACACGCTCGAGGCGGCCCTGTGGGCGTTCGCGCGCTCGAACGGCTTCGAGGAGGCCGTGCTGGCGGCCGTCAACCTCGGCCGCGACGCCGACACGGTCGGGGCGGTGTGCGGGCAGCTCGCCGGGGCGCACTACGGCGAGAGCGCCATCCCCACGAGGTGGCGCGAGCGGCTGGCTCTGGGCGGCACGATCGGGGAGCTGGTGGACGGGCTCCTCGCCCTCGCCTGAGGTCGGCGCAGCGGGTCCGGCGCCACGCCGCTCGCAGCGCGTGGCCGGCGGACCGTGCGCCGCGCGACAGCCCTACGCCACGCGGCGCCGGCCGCGACGGCCGGGTGCGCGGCGCCGCGGCGTCGGCCGGTGCGGGTCGAACGCGTCGCGCAGGCCGTCGCCGATGGCGTTGGCCGAGATGACCGTCAGGAAGATCATCAGGCCGGGGAAGACGGCGAGGTGCGGGTAGCGCGTCATGCTCGTCTGGGCGTCTCTCAGCATGTTGCCCCAGGTGGAGGTGGGGGGCTGGATGCCGAAGCCGAGGTAACTCAGGCCAGACTCCGCGATAATGGCCACCGCCACCTGCAGCGTGGCCTGCACGAGGATGGGCCCGATGGCGTTGGGGAGGATGTGCAGGAAGATGCGGCGCGCGTGACCGCCGCCGGCGGCCAGGGCGGCCTCCACGAAGGTGCGTTCGCGGATGGCCAGGAAGCTGGCGCGGACGATGCGCGCCACCACCATCCACGACATTCCGCCGATTATCAGCACGATCATCGGCAGCCCGCCCGCCGCCGTGCCGACGCCCGTGTCGAAGAGCAGCGTGCTGAGGACGATCAGGACGAACAGGGCCGGCACGCTCAAGAACATGTCGGTGAGGCGCATCAGGAGACTATCGAGCCAGCCCCGGTAGTAGCCGGCGAGCGCGCCCACCAGCGTGCCCAGCGCGACCGAGATGACCATGGCGAGAAGCCCCACCAGCAGCGACACGCGGCCGCCGTAGAGGACGCGCGTGAGGGTGTCGCGCCCCAGGTCGTCCGTGCCGAACGGATGCGCCAGCGACGGCCCCAGGAAGCGGGCCCGCAGGTTGGTGCTGGAGGGGTCGTAGGGCGACAATCCGGCGAGGAGCACGGCCAGCACGATGAGGGCGAACACGATCGCCCCCGCGAGCGCCAGCTTGTGGCGCCTGAAGCGCTGCCACGCCTCGCCCCAGCCGTTGCGCTCAGTCATAGGTGATCCTCGGGTCCACCGCCGCGTAGGCCAGGTCGGCGAGCAGGTTGGCCACCACGATCAGGGCAGACGTGAGCATCACGATGGCCATGAGCACCGGGTAGTCGCGGCGCAGGGCGGATTGAAAGAAGAGGCGCCCCATGCCCGGCCAACTGAAGATCGTCTCCGTGAAGAGCGCGCCCGAGAAGACGAGCGGGAGGTCGAGGCCGATGAGCGTGATGAGGGGCATGGCGGCGTTCCGCAGCGCGTGGCGGTAGACGACCACGCGCTCGACCAGGCCCTTGGCGCGCGCGGTGCGCACGTAGTCGAGGCGCAGCACGTCGAGCATGGACGCCCGCAGGAAGCGCGTGTACCACGCCACCCAGGTGCTGGCGAGCATGATCACGGGGAGCACGAGGTGCCAGACGCGGTCGGCGAAGACGCCCTCGCGGCCGAGGCTGTACATCCCCCCGGCGGGGAAGAGCGGCCCGCCCGTGAACGGGTTGCTGAGGCCCACGTAGAAGACGAGGATCAGCAGCAGCCCGAGCCAGAAGACGGGCACCGACTGCCCCATGAAGGTGAGGGTGGTCACGACGTGGTCGAACACCGAGTACTGCCGG from Trueperaceae bacterium harbors:
- a CDS encoding ADP-ribosylglycohydrolase family protein; the protein is MTRQERAEASDQVDPAARGAGGGATDRATDGATDRATDRARGALVGLAVGDALGTTVEFQRPGSFEPVTDMVGGGVFGLEPGQWTDDTSMALCLAESLVARRGFDPTDQLQRYVRWWRDGHLSSTGSCFDIGNTTAAALRAYEETGEPDSGPTDPHAAGNGSLMRLSPVAIAYRHSPAEAVRLAGESSRTTHGAAECVDACRWFAGLLVGAIHGRTKAELLAPDYRPYAGAAAPATPAVRAVAAGSYLRREPPDITASGYVIDTLEAALWAFARSNGFEEAVLAAVNLGRDADTVGAVCGQLAGAHYGESAIPTRWRERLALGGTIGELVDGLLALA
- a CDS encoding ABC transporter permease; translated protein: MTERNGWGEAWQRFRRHKLALAGAIVFALIVLAVLLAGLSPYDPSSTNLRARFLGPSLAHPFGTDDLGRDTLTRVLYGGRVSLLVGLLAMVISVALGTLVGALAGYYRGWLDSLLMRLTDMFLSVPALFVLIVLSTLLFDTGVGTAAGGLPMIVLIIGGMSWMVVARIVRASFLAIRERTFVEAALAAGGGHARRIFLHILPNAIGPILVQATLQVAVAIIAESGLSYLGFGIQPPTSTWGNMLRDAQTSMTRYPHLAVFPGLMIFLTVISANAIGDGLRDAFDPHRPTPRRRAPGRRGRRRVA
- a CDS encoding ABC transporter permease, translating into MTRYVLRRLVESLPLLLVVSATVFALLQASPGSPLAQLERDPSITQADIARLMEERGLNDPWLVQYSRWLGGAVRGDFGASLQTGRPVMTEVLERVPNTALLVGVAFVVTLIVAIPTGVLSAVRQYSVFDHVVTTLTFMGQSVPVFWLGLLLILVFYVGLSNPFTGGPLFPAGGMYSLGREGVFADRVWHLVLPVIMLASTWVAWYTRFLRASMLDVLRLDYVRTARAKGLVERVVVYRHALRNAAMPLITLIGLDLPLVFSGALFTETIFSWPGMGRLFFQSALRRDYPVLMAIVMLTSALIVVANLLADLAYAAVDPRITYD